A window of the Ostrea edulis chromosome 1, xbOstEdul1.1, whole genome shotgun sequence genome harbors these coding sequences:
- the LOC125656858 gene encoding uncharacterized protein LOC125656858, with the protein MGVTVDFQNDGCAILTMRNGQNRWNLTTLKQFNDALDEVEKNESARILVTTGEGKFYSNGIDVDWRKIQRQEIIAKFNIVLWDTMWRVMHFPLPTVAAINGHCFAGGAFLAMCHDYRVMRSDRGWISWNEMLISIRIRGPSYEILQRKLSREALRESVIFAKRITGPEAVKLKIVDKIELETNLISRSKQIGFEALGKNVIKRDDLQIMKKDMIPRKFDVSKL; encoded by the exons ATGGGGGTAACAGTAGATTTTCAGAATGACGGATGCGCTATACTAACGATGAGAAATGGACAGAATCGATGGAATTTAACGACATTGAAACAATTTAACGACGCCTTGGACGAAGTGGAAAA AAACGAGTCTGCTCGTATTTTGGTGACCACGGGGGAAGGTAAATTCTACAGTAATGGAATTGATGTGGACTGGAGAAAGATACAACGGCAAGAGATCATTGCAAAGTTCAACATCGTCCTGTGGGACACCATGTGGAGGGTCATGCACTTTCCGCTTCCCACAGTGGCCGCCATTAACG GGCACTGTTTTGCTGGCGGAGCTTTCCTTGCAATGTGTCATGATTACCGGGTGATGCGATCTGATCGCGGATGGATATCTTGGAATGAAATGTTGATTAGCATTCGTATCCGAGGGCCATCCTATGAAATTTTACA ACGGAAATTAAGTAGAGAGGCCTTACGAGAGTCTGTCATTTTTGCCAAAAGAATAACAGGCCCGGAAGCTGTAAAGCTGAAGATCGTAGATAAGATTGAATTGGAGACGAACTTAATATCCAGAAGTAAACAGATAGGATTTGAAGCTCTCGGAAAAAATGTGATCAAAAGAGATGATTTACAAATCATGAAGAAAGACATGATACCACGGAAATTTGATGTATCCAAACTTTGA